A single genomic interval of Trichosurus vulpecula isolate mTriVul1 chromosome 6, mTriVul1.pri, whole genome shotgun sequence harbors:
- the LOC118855379 gene encoding putative olfactory receptor 5AK3: MTQANSTVVTEFILLGFFVQQEVQYALFLGFLIIYAMTLIGNAGMILLISIDSHLHTPMYFFLQHLSFVDLCYTSAITPKMLVNFLVSHKSISFSGCLIQLHIYGLFATTEVYLLATMAIDRYVAICYPLRYPMVMSRRVCIHLVSVSYFMGSLTATLHVSLLSLQSFCNSSKVNHFFCDVPPVLALSCSNIDMNVMLLMVNIGFNLTSTSLVIFFSYVYILAAILKMHSASGRHKAFSTCASHLTAVTILYATLSYMYLHPSSSESEENDKVASIFYGIIIPMLNPLIYSLRNKEVKDALKFMRKSCS, from the coding sequence ATGACACAAGCAAACAGCACTGTGGTGACTGAATTCATTCTGCTGGGATTTTTTGTTCAGCAAGAGGTTCAATATGCCCTCTTCCTTGGGTTCCTCATCATCTATGCAATGACTCTAATAGGCAATGCTGGCATGATCCTCCTCATCAGTATTGATTCCCACCTTCATACccccatgtattttttcctccaaCACCTGTCCTTTGTTGACCTGTGTTATACCTCGGCTATCACTCCCAAGATGTTAGTAAATTTCCTTGTGTCTCACAAGTCTATCTCGTTCTCAGGGTGTCTGATACAATTACATATTTATGGTCTCTTTGCCACCACTGAGGTTTATCTCCTTGCAACCATGGCCATAGATCGTTATGTGGCCATCTGTTACCCACTGCGTTATCCAATGGTCATGTCCCGAAGGGTCTGCATCCATCTGGTCTCTGTTTCCTATTTCATGGGATCCCTGACTGCCACTCTACATGTCTCTTTGCTTTCTTTGCAATCTTTCTGTAATTCCAGTAAAGTCAATCACTTTTTTTGTGATGTTCCCCCAGTCCTGGCCCTTTCTTGTTCCAATATTGACATGAATGTCATGTTGTTAATGGTCAACATAGGCTTCAACCTAACCAGCACTTCGctggtcattttcttctcctatGTATACATCCTGGCTGCCATCTTGAAAATGCACTCTGCTTCAGGGAGACACAAAGCCTTCTCCACCTGTGCTTCCCATCTGACAGCTGTGACCATTTTATATGCGACTCTCTCTTACATGTATTTGCATCCTTCTTCCAGTGAATCTGAGGAAAATGACAAGGTAGCCTCCATCTTCTATGGCATCATCATACCCATGCTAAACCCCCTGATCTACAGCCTGAGaaacaaggaagtcaaagatgCACTGAAATTCATGAGAAAGAGTTGCTCATGA